The stretch of DNA gtctgtcacatagcatccaaattaaatgcatttactgttttaatatgacaaagtgtgaaaaggTTAAAGTAGCATGAATTCTTTTGCACGTTACTCTAAGCCACACTCAATGAAGTGAAGTGGTGTATTTGTTTTCACCTATTTTTTACAGAAGTTAGTTAAAATCCACAGTGTTAAAACACAAATCTGTTTCAAGATGCTGCACTGCTCCTGCCATGGCATGCTTTGCACTTTTCTCCAGGATGAAACCTTTTAGAGTCAGCTCAGCTGAATCCTGCAgcatgcttctttttttgtctttttactctTAACACCTTCAGCAAAAGAATGCAAGCAAACATTAAGTGTATTTGTCTCTGCTTGAATACTGTTTTGTGACCGTCTTTGTTATCCTGTTTATCCACCACGTTTCAGTCAGCATGTGCATCACAGAAGGAAACATCGTCACTTTCAGCCGAGTTCGCAGTAACTCTCAAACACGCCATCGTGCGGCTATTAAAGCATCGACATCCAGCAGCCATGCTGCTGGAATGAGATCTTATTTGGATTGAAAACAGATTTCACACATGGAGAGAGGGATATTAATTTaggagttattattatttaaatgtgcaAGTTTAAAAATGTGGCTCATTCAGTTTGAGTTACATAGATGGTTACAGTATTGTTGTGTTAGCAGTAGTGTAGTTGTACCAGGGATGCTGTGTGTTTATTGGCTGTGGTCAACTGACGCTCAGCCTCTGCCTGGTCGTGAATGTGTGTGAGCAGGTCTCGCAGCGCCGCTGGATCCGCTTCCTGCCGTTCTGATCTGGACGTGGCGACGGCTCGCAGGTCCTCGTTCTGGCGCCGCGTCCTCTGGTTCGCgctgcctctccagctcctcctgctcctgctgGTGGTCCTCGCCTTCCTGCTGCCGCTGGCCGAGGAGGACTACTGCACTCAGTCCAACAACTTTGCTCATTCCTTCTACCCGATGCTCAGCTACACTAAAGGGCCGCCTCCCGTGTAGGTCGGCAACGAGAACGCTCCGTAATTTGGCTTCCGTGGGACGGGAATGAACATTGTGCgcagaaaaaaatctctttttttgtgtgtgtagcGCAGAAAATCAAGAATCGCACTACGTTAAGAAATGCTGCGTCATTTCGAGGTGTATTCTGGTTTAGCTCACAGTGGAGTTCTGCTGGATGGATTTACGGGTCCTTCGTGTATTTTTCTGGAGAACACTGTCAGTGGAAAGCACCAAAGTCAAAAGCTGAAAGATTGGCAACAAAAAGGAACATGAAACGGTTTCATttcgtttatttttttttttacctgtgttTTGGGCATGtggttttaatatttacttttatttactttcatctACGACTGTGTTTGTGCTAAACTGTACGTTTTTAACTTGAACTACATCCATTCATGTCCGTCTGTCAAGCCAAGTGTTTTGTGATCGGACACAAATCAAGCGTTTAACCTTTAACATCATGACCTTTTTacattctgctttttattttttcaaaacatctggTATCTTAAAGATCAAAACTATGACACATAGAACTAATGTATATTTTGTATGACTGTTGGTTgagtataaaatatataaaagtcCAGAATTATTTAACATGTGTACATAGTCAGAAGATTACTATGAAAAAAGATGTATATGCAACTACCAACAATAATGAATGCCAAATCCTCACTCCGAATCTTGTCtttaatctgatttttcttttgtccattttattaatgaaaataactttattgCCCTGGTTGCTAAATAACGTATTTGTCAGAATCTTAGGTGGCATTTGTTGTACATAAAGACCTTTAGATGGCAGCAAATGGAGAACCTGAGACAGAATCATCCGAGGTGGAACGACCTTCAGGAAGGTCCGGGAGCAGAGGAAGACTGTGGTGAGTGGAGCAATGCCAGGTTGTAGCGTCATGGTGACGGCagacatgatgatgatgatgatggctgTGAAGAAGCTCCTCAAGCAGTTGGATGATTTCATCGTTTGAAAGAGATAAAGATGTGGAGTTCAGGCCCAGCGTCTGAGAAACCTTTGACCGGCAATCCAGCAGCTAGAACGAGAGAAGAAAACGGCCGGTTTACTGTGAACGCAAACTTTACTCTAAACTTGCTAAACTTTCACACTTCTTGATGTTTTTAGCGTTTTGTCACTTTTGTAAACGTTAGTGTTGTGATTCtgtgtgataaaccaacacaatgtCAATggcacactttaaaaacaagagCTGCACCAACAATCTTTACACATTTCTCTGCAACAGAAACAAGCAGTAATAATAAAgtagaaacaataataaaaatcatcccataaaatcacagtaaaaggCTTTACTTAACCAGAAATCCATGAAGTGAGTCATAAAGTTCtccaataaaatcttaaaatgaatTTGATATGTAATGAAGTGAACACTGGTGTTATGAGTTCACATTTTCTTCagcatttataaaaacatatgaATATGTGCACTTAAAGTAGCAAGTAAAGCAGGGAAGTTATTCACGGTTTCAATCTGAAGACGAGAAAATAATCTGTTCACGAGACAAAAAAGCGTAACTTTTTGCTTATTTGCAAAAAGCTATGCAAGATCTGAGCTTACTGTGCAGAACACTTGATGAAACACAGTGGCAGTAGCATCATGCTGGGGGCATACTTTGTCTTTATAAGAACAGTAAAGATGGTCAGAGTTTATTAGAGGCTGAAAAAGACTTGAAACTGTTTAACTATCAACAACAGCCAATGTTGTATAGACGCTTGTTCACAGATTTCTGGTAAAATGCAGCGCAGTTTGCAATGACGtgacaaattaaaagtttgaaaatgttcaaggtgTATGAAAGCTTTTGTGAAACACTGCAGACGGTTGAGAAGAAAGGTCAAATGTCTGTTATCTAACCAAAGTTGAAGTTTCTGACTTTGGACcagtttacttaaaaaaaacaaactacttaATTTGTTTACAGAAGAATAGCCTTGGTTTCCCTCAAGCTTTCTGCCCTAACCTTGTGACTTTCCTCCACCGAGTCGAGAAAATGACCAAACAAAGAGATGAATCCATTGGCTCTGCTTCGTGGGGGAAATGTTACGACTGGACCTCACTCACCTCCCTCTGCCGTTCAGACAGCTGAGCCAGGCTGACTCTGAGGACGTCGAGCTGCTCTTGCTCCTCTCTCGTCTTCTTCTCCTGGTCCCGCAGGTCCGAGCTGACCATGCTCAGCTTCTTCTCCGCCTTCGCCTTCCCGTCCAGCAGCAGATTCATCTTCAGCTTCTGCACGGTCTGACTCTGCTCCGTGACTTTCAGCTTAACGTGTTGAACACAGCGGAGACCCAAATGTGGATGTTTGTGCTTAGCCAAACGATGCTGACCTTTCTTTAGGTTAGGTGAGTAACTGGCACTTGAATAGGTGCTCAAATTGTGTCAACATCAAGACTATTTATATACTTGATTCAAAATGATTTTAGAAGATGATCAATTTACAAGGTGTTATGAGGTAAAAGAGCCTCTAGTGGCTTCGAATCCCAACCTTTCTCCCCTCTACCTTGAGCTCGTTGGTGTGGGTGAGCTGGGCCTTGAGCTCAGTGTTGAACAGTTTGGTCGCCCTCAGTTCTCCCTGGATTCGCTCcagcctttttttaaacttccgGGCCTCCAGAAGAGCGTCGTTTTGTTCTGCAGACAGGACAGATCGacttctcctctcctcctccagctctaAAACCTTTTTCCTCAAAAGCTGGACGTGGAGTTCTTTTCTGTCCAGCTGGTCCTTTACCTACAAGGAATGagcagatttttacttttgttcagAGAGGAAGCAAAAGAGTCAAGtcaggtttatttgtttgtgcagCACCTTTCACCACCAGCATAGtaaaaagtgctttacattataaacacattaaatagtcaattattatgaaacaagcagtaAACACTAGATTctgtcatcaaaatcatcacATCAAATATCTTGATAAATGTCTCAGTTATTATCTAAAGCAacttttagccttgatttaaaggaactctgtttCGACTAtcttgcagttttctggaagtttgttccagattagaagAGCATAAAAACGTCACAGAGAGTTTCTGAAGAAGTCGAAGCCTACAGTTTTACCTTCTGCTTTAAGCCGTACGTCTGCGTTTTGCTCTCCACCAGAGCAGCCGCCTCTTGCCTGTCAAGCTGTTCTGCGCGTGACCGGGCAAGTTTCAGCCTCATGTCGAAGCCCAGGTCAGGGTCAATACCGTCGACCTTCATCGTCTCAGACAGCCGCTCCACAAACTCCTCATACTGCGGAGAAATTGTGGTCCAAACACTTGAATGATTGGTTGGTTTTCCTCACTTTGTCTCTCGTCCTCGTCAGTGGCTTCTCTCACTTGTTTGTTGCTGCGTCGTAGTTCGTCCCGATGCAGCTCTGCCTCCAGCCGCTCCGTCGCCAGACTCTGCAGTTGCCTCCTCAGGTCCTGGACTTGTTGCTCGGCAAGCTGAGCCCTCTGCAGCGTGCTGAGTTGGAGCGCCGTCAGCTTTTTCAGCTCCTCAGAGGTGTGACGCAATCTCATCTCCACCTGTGATACGGTCTGCAAAGCCGAGGAAGTCAACATTAATAGTTAGAAAAATGCTCATGGTGCAGGCGGTGCAGGGATTTCTTGACGCATCttggaatatttttaatgaaaaacagaacaattcaAATACTGGATAAAATATGCTTGTGCTTTTATGTATTTGGTTGTGCTCACGACTTTACTAATTCAAATTACAATAGCTTGCAATATAATGATGTTACTTCGGCTAATTTCTAAATTATTCATAACCCGTGAACCTCTCtgttgtcacattacaaacataaacttCATTTTATGTGATGAACCAACAAAAGTGAGTGTATTATACTgaagagaaattaaaataaaccattctggatgtgctgctttatcatcagtgtatttttattctgcacaGAACAATTGAATAGTAC from Xiphophorus hellerii strain 12219 chromosome 19, Xiphophorus_hellerii-4.1, whole genome shotgun sequence encodes:
- the ccdc170 gene encoding coiled-coil domain-containing protein 170, encoding MKLHTTETTFFCTLTSSAKLMTWKSLKIQMRYVYNSLYWKLSDSNKRKMYRVFVKCVICPCYPSNKQERLRMRVAVLEENVKSCELERKASRETVQRLMAELDQEKKKTASSTAALDSLKEELEGLAVGRRGVETEKRTLGESLDASRRVIEAARRESCCLEKRVEECKSKAQAAELKLQRLLAKVAGLLQEKTEQEFLPTERDVLHHLDNFCNKTVSQVEMRLRHTSEELKKLTALQLSTLQRAQLAEQQVQDLRRQLQSLATERLEAELHRDELRRSNKQYEEFVERLSETMKVDGIDPDLGFDMRLKLARSRAEQLDRQEAAALVESKTQTYGLKQKVKDQLDRKELHVQLLRKKVLELEEERRSRSVLSAEQNDALLEARKFKKRLERIQGELRATKLFNTELKAQLTHTNELKLKVTEQSQTVQKLKMNLLLDGKAKAEKKLSMVSSDLRDQEKKTREEQEQLDVLRVSLAQLSERQRELLDCRSKVSQTLGLNSTSLSLSNDEIIQLLEELLHSHHHHHHVCRHHDATTWHCSTHHSLPLLPDLPEGRSTSDDSVSGSPFAAI